A portion of the Achromobacter sp. MFA1 R4 genome contains these proteins:
- a CDS encoding fimbrial protein, with translation MVATITWRRGLLHAALTAGLAWPLAPASGAEPDATPFILTPPPAGEVTHVARGIGVLSPVQSIPVRPAPSLDDRAVPLDPTPCDLHATEPGMDTTVQGGAQEPQEGYVPGTGLGLAGDALPVPLSCDPLAAPASAADIPPDYSFALEDGDIPSVPVVVISGVSRPSRPWFASVSGQDGLRYGGSRNWVYRNTSGPSLTVGNVSPNAPAWGSAAPVGGLQIANWGGTGATLPEGSFGYSSSLGRLNLMDPAALSGPVDYGASVGSGSVRYGLTPEMTLEGQVQSAPSLTTRGVGTTYSAGEFGTFQAGATQSTFDAANGYRYRFGYSVDLADTVTLGYTNEQIGAGYGDLSTYSDGVASAAQTRNTVSAGVPLSGWGTLSGTYSGLREGSVLAEQRVGLSHSMFVAPKVKLAVGADRDIVTGDYGWRANLSMPVDTFMRGTWLSW, from the coding sequence ATGGTCGCCACTATCACCTGGCGCAGAGGGCTGTTGCACGCGGCGTTGACGGCAGGCCTGGCCTGGCCGCTGGCGCCTGCTTCCGGTGCCGAGCCTGATGCGACCCCATTTATCCTGACGCCGCCGCCGGCAGGTGAGGTCACGCACGTTGCGCGCGGCATCGGGGTGCTGTCTCCGGTCCAGTCCATCCCGGTGCGCCCCGCCCCGTCGCTGGACGATCGCGCCGTCCCGCTGGATCCCACGCCGTGCGACCTGCACGCGACGGAACCCGGCATGGACACGACGGTGCAAGGCGGCGCCCAGGAACCGCAGGAGGGATACGTCCCCGGCACGGGACTGGGCCTGGCGGGCGACGCGTTGCCGGTCCCGCTGTCCTGCGACCCGCTCGCCGCGCCCGCCTCGGCGGCCGACATCCCTCCCGATTACTCGTTCGCGCTCGAAGACGGCGACATTCCCAGCGTGCCGGTGGTGGTGATCTCGGGCGTGTCCCGCCCCAGCCGGCCCTGGTTCGCGTCCGTCAGCGGACAGGACGGCCTGCGCTACGGCGGCAGCCGCAACTGGGTCTACCGCAATACGTCGGGCCCCTCGCTCACGGTCGGCAACGTCAGCCCCAACGCGCCCGCCTGGGGCAGCGCCGCGCCGGTGGGCGGGCTGCAGATCGCCAACTGGGGCGGCACCGGCGCCACCCTGCCGGAGGGCAGCTTCGGCTATTCGTCCTCGCTGGGCAGGCTCAACCTCATGGACCCCGCCGCCCTGTCAGGGCCCGTCGACTACGGCGCCTCGGTGGGCAGCGGCAGCGTCCGTTACGGGCTTACGCCGGAAATGACGCTGGAGGGCCAGGTGCAGAGCGCGCCGTCGCTGACCACGCGCGGCGTGGGCACCACGTATTCCGCCGGCGAGTTCGGCACGTTCCAGGCCGGCGCCACCCAGAGCACGTTCGACGCGGCCAACGGTTACCGCTACCGCTTCGGCTACAGCGTGGACCTGGCCGACACCGTGACCCTGGGCTACACCAATGAACAGATCGGCGCGGGCTACGGCGATCTGTCGACCTATTCCGATGGCGTGGCGTCCGCCGCGCAGACACGCAATACGGTGTCGGCGGGGGTGCCGCTGTCGGGCTGGGGCACGTTGAGCGGCACGTATTCCGGCCTGCGCGAGGGCTCGGTGCTGGCCGAGCAGCGTGTGGGGCTATCCCACAGCATGTTCGTCGCGCCCAAGGTCAAGCTGGCCGTGGGCGCCGACCGGGACATCGTCACGGGCGACTACGGCTGGCGCGCCAACCTGAGCATGCCCGTCGACACCTTCATGCGCGGCACCTGGCTCAGCTGGTAG
- a CDS encoding response regulator — protein sequence MDNSHTKLLVVDDDPALRQLLADYLNRHGYDTLLAPDATDLSSRITRYAPDLLVLDRMLPGGDGADACRRLREQGEDIPVILLTARDEAVDRIIGLEAGADDYVGKPFDPRELLARIEAVLRRKRGPSALTKDAPVSFGPFVFDPSTRQLSREGTVVKLTGGEINLLEALVRNAGKPLSRERLLALARDDDAGERNDRAIDIAILRLRRVIEDDPKQPRWIQTVWGIGYRFSP from the coding sequence ATGGACAATTCCCACACCAAGCTGCTGGTCGTCGACGACGACCCGGCCTTGCGCCAACTGCTGGCCGACTACCTGAATCGGCACGGCTACGACACGCTGCTGGCGCCCGACGCGACCGATCTCTCGTCGCGCATCACCCGCTACGCACCCGACCTGCTGGTGCTGGACCGCATGCTGCCCGGCGGCGACGGCGCCGACGCCTGCCGCCGCCTGCGCGAGCAGGGCGAAGACATTCCCGTCATCCTGCTGACCGCGCGCGACGAAGCCGTCGACCGCATCATCGGCCTGGAAGCCGGCGCCGACGACTACGTCGGCAAGCCCTTTGACCCGCGCGAACTGCTGGCCCGCATCGAGGCGGTGCTGCGCCGCAAGCGCGGCCCGTCCGCGCTCACCAAGGATGCGCCGGTCTCCTTCGGCCCATTCGTCTTCGACCCTTCCACGCGCCAGCTTTCGCGCGAAGGCACGGTCGTCAAGCTGACCGGCGGCGAAATCAACCTGCTCGAAGCCCTGGTCCGCAATGCGGGCAAGCCGCTCTCGCGCGAGCGCCTGCTGGCGCTGGCCCGCGATGACGACGCCGGCGAGCGCAACGATCGCGCCATCGACATCGCCATCCTGCGCCTGCGCCGCGTGATCGAAGACGATCCCAAGCAGCCGCGCTGGATCCAGACCGTCTGGGGCATCGGCTACCGGTTTTCCCCCTGA
- a CDS encoding ATP-binding protein translates to MRFSPGFLVPRSLRARLILLILGSVLLTQAATLVTVSYFRHKFMEDVAIGYIVTTIRTLRAAVSQVPAEDRADFVRAASQNQWRLWSRVLPAEAKLQRFNGRRPPPPRSAPRPPPPPPPAPSSQDAQMHGPPPPPPPEVRGDEGESGAARADDRSDEQREADRAREREEHNRRYKPEPDDIRRDLRVLVQQLNERLNDGTRVALSRGPTPEIFISLAPNPATEDAPRLREWLVIPLDRLDPPVATPFIAAWLGGLGLLLLLAVGFSWHITRPITRLADAADQLAAGQPQRVEPSGPHETRVLGERFNAMLDALSESDSVRRTLLSGLPHDLKGPLSRMWLRVEMADDSTLKEGLRTDLRDMQHMVDQFIGFVRGTDPAAYRYAPIVLSEWLTERVGAWQGAGTDIGLDAAAEASGLVVQADAVALGRLLDNLIGNALNHGAPPVEIALRREDAMAVLDVADHGPGIVPERRLEALRPFSRLDDARTRTGSVGLGLALAEAIARAHGGSLELRQADAGGLCVRVRLPLAPAA, encoded by the coding sequence ATGCGCTTTTCCCCCGGCTTTCTGGTGCCCCGTTCGCTGCGGGCGCGGCTGATCCTGCTGATCCTGGGATCGGTCCTGCTGACGCAGGCTGCCACCCTGGTGACGGTGTCGTACTTCCGGCACAAGTTCATGGAAGATGTGGCCATCGGCTACATCGTCACCACGATCCGCACGCTGCGCGCGGCCGTATCCCAGGTGCCGGCGGAAGACCGCGCCGATTTCGTGCGCGCCGCGTCCCAGAACCAATGGCGGCTGTGGTCGCGCGTGCTGCCGGCCGAAGCCAAGCTGCAGCGATTCAACGGCCGCCGCCCGCCACCGCCCCGTTCGGCGCCCCGTCCGCCGCCGCCTCCGCCGCCCGCGCCGTCTTCCCAGGATGCCCAGATGCACGGCCCCCCGCCGCCTCCGCCGCCCGAGGTCCGGGGCGATGAGGGCGAGTCGGGCGCCGCGCGGGCGGACGATCGCAGCGACGAACAGCGCGAGGCCGATCGCGCGCGCGAACGCGAAGAGCACAATCGCCGCTACAAGCCCGAGCCCGACGATATCCGCCGCGACCTGCGCGTGCTGGTCCAGCAGCTCAACGAACGCCTGAACGACGGCACCCGCGTCGCGCTGTCGCGCGGCCCCACGCCGGAGATCTTCATTTCCCTGGCCCCCAATCCCGCCACCGAGGACGCGCCGCGCCTGCGCGAATGGCTGGTCATTCCGCTGGACCGGCTGGATCCGCCCGTCGCCACGCCGTTCATCGCCGCCTGGCTGGGCGGCCTGGGGCTCCTGCTCTTGCTGGCCGTGGGCTTTTCGTGGCACATCACGCGGCCGATCACGCGGTTGGCCGACGCCGCCGACCAGCTTGCCGCCGGCCAGCCCCAGCGCGTGGAACCCTCGGGTCCGCACGAAACGCGCGTGCTGGGCGAACGCTTCAACGCCATGCTGGACGCCCTGTCCGAATCCGATTCGGTGCGGCGCACGCTGCTGTCCGGCCTGCCGCATGACCTGAAAGGGCCGCTGTCGCGCATGTGGTTGCGCGTCGAAATGGCGGACGACTCCACGCTGAAGGAAGGGCTGCGCACCGATCTGCGCGACATGCAGCACATGGTGGACCAGTTCATCGGCTTCGTGCGCGGCACCGATCCGGCCGCCTACCGCTACGCGCCCATCGTGCTGTCCGAATGGCTGACCGAACGCGTGGGCGCCTGGCAGGGCGCGGGCACCGACATCGGCCTGGATGCCGCGGCCGAGGCCAGCGGGCTGGTGGTGCAGGCCGACGCCGTCGCGCTGGGCCGCCTCCTGGACAACCTGATCGGCAACGCGCTGAACCACGGCGCGCCGCCGGTCGAGATCGCGTTGCGCCGCGAGGACGCAATGGCGGTGCTGGATGTCGCCGACCACGGGCCGGGCATCGTGCCGGAGCGCCGCCTGGAGGCGCTGCGCCCGTTCAGCCGGCTCGACGACGCGCGCACGCGCACCGGTAGCGTGGGCCTGGGCCTGGCGCTGGCCGAGGCCATCGCGCGGGCGCACGGCGGTTCGCTGGAGCTGCGCCAGGCCGACGCCGGCGGCCTGTGCGTGCGCGTCAGGCTGCCGTTGGCCCCGGCCGCCTGA
- the ruvB gene encoding Holliday junction branch migration DNA helicase RuvB, which translates to MAIQSDSLSSRPDAPRIVAPQPVSPNEESIERALRPKALEEYVGQQRAREQLEIFIAAARKRGEALDHVLLFGPPGLGKTTLAHIIAHEMGVQLRQTSGPVLERPGDLAALLTNLEKNDVLFIDEIHRLSPVVEEILYPALEDFQIDILIGEGPAARSVKLDLQPFTLVGATTRAGMLTNPLRDRFGIVSRLEFYNAEDLGRIVTRSAGLLNAVITPDGAAEVARRARGTPRIANRLLRRVRDYAEVKAGGTIDADVAGRALAMLEVDPQGLDLMDRKLLEAIVHKFDGGPVGVDSLAAAIGEERDTIEDVIEPYLIQHGYLQRTPRGRTATLTTWRHLGLAPPAGTTGGSGDLFGK; encoded by the coding sequence ATGGCCATCCAGTCCGATTCGCTTTCCTCCCGTCCCGACGCGCCACGTATCGTGGCGCCGCAGCCGGTGTCGCCCAACGAGGAGTCGATCGAACGCGCACTGCGGCCCAAGGCGCTGGAAGAGTACGTCGGCCAGCAGCGCGCCCGTGAACAGCTCGAAATCTTCATCGCCGCGGCCAGAAAGCGCGGCGAGGCCCTGGACCACGTCCTGCTCTTCGGCCCCCCGGGCCTGGGCAAGACCACGCTGGCCCACATCATTGCGCATGAAATGGGCGTGCAGTTGCGCCAGACGTCCGGCCCGGTCCTGGAACGCCCGGGCGACCTGGCCGCGCTGCTGACCAACCTGGAAAAGAACGACGTCCTTTTCATTGACGAAATCCATCGCCTGTCGCCCGTGGTCGAGGAAATCCTCTATCCGGCGCTGGAAGACTTCCAGATCGACATCCTGATCGGCGAAGGCCCGGCCGCGCGCAGCGTGAAGCTGGACCTGCAGCCGTTCACGCTGGTGGGCGCCACCACGCGCGCCGGCATGCTGACCAACCCGCTGCGCGACCGCTTCGGCATCGTCTCGCGGCTCGAGTTCTACAACGCCGAAGACCTGGGCCGCATCGTGACCCGCAGTGCGGGTTTGCTCAACGCCGTCATCACGCCGGACGGCGCGGCCGAAGTGGCGCGCCGCGCCCGCGGCACGCCGCGTATCGCCAACCGCCTGCTGCGGCGCGTGCGCGACTACGCCGAGGTCAAGGCCGGCGGCACCATCGACGCCGACGTCGCGGGCCGCGCGCTCGCCATGCTGGAGGTCGACCCGCAGGGCCTGGACCTGATGGACCGCAAATTGCTCGAAGCCATCGTCCACAAGTTCGACGGCGGTCCCGTGGGCGTGGACAGTCTGGCCGCGGCCATCGGCGAAGAGCGCGACACGATCGAGGACGTCATCGAGCCCTATCTGATCCAGCACGGCTACCTGCAGCGCACCCCGCGCGGCCGCACGGCCACGCTGACCACCTGGCGCCACCTGGGCCTCGCCCCGCCCGCCGGCACCACCGGCGGCAGCGGCGACCTGTTCGGGAAGTAG
- a CDS encoding threo-3-hydroxy-L-aspartate ammonia-lyase, whose product MLPELPSYDDVARASERLAGNAHRTPVLTSTTADAIAGASLFFKCENFQRMGAFKFRGGYNAIARLTPEQRAAGVVTFSSGNHAQAIALASRLQGVTATIIMPLDAPAAKRAATEGYGGKIVTYDRYTEDRETIARRIQAETGATLIPPYDHEDVIAGQGTAAKELFEEVGELDYLFVCLGGGGLLSGSALSAFALSPRCLVYGVEPEAGNDGQQSLRKGEIVRIPAPKTLADGAATTHLGNLTFPLIQKYVRDIVTVTDEQLVTTMKFFAERMKMVVEPTGCLAAAAVMQNVVPVGGARVGVIISGGNVDLPAYARLLAG is encoded by the coding sequence ATGCTGCCCGAATTGCCCTCCTATGATGATGTCGCGCGCGCCAGCGAGCGCCTGGCCGGCAACGCACACCGCACGCCCGTCCTGACCTCGACGACCGCCGACGCCATCGCCGGCGCGTCGCTGTTCTTCAAGTGCGAGAACTTCCAGCGCATGGGCGCCTTCAAGTTCCGGGGCGGGTACAACGCGATCGCGCGCCTCACGCCCGAACAGCGTGCCGCCGGCGTCGTGACGTTTTCGTCGGGCAACCACGCGCAGGCCATTGCGCTGGCCTCCCGGCTGCAGGGCGTAACGGCCACCATCATCATGCCGCTGGACGCCCCTGCGGCCAAACGCGCGGCCACCGAGGGCTACGGCGGCAAGATCGTCACGTATGACCGCTACACCGAAGATCGCGAAACCATCGCCCGCCGCATCCAGGCCGAGACCGGCGCGACGCTGATCCCGCCTTACGACCACGAAGACGTGATCGCGGGGCAGGGCACCGCGGCCAAGGAATTGTTCGAGGAGGTCGGCGAACTCGATTACCTGTTCGTGTGCCTGGGGGGCGGCGGCCTGCTGTCGGGCTCGGCCCTGTCCGCCTTCGCGCTCAGCCCGCGCTGCCTGGTCTACGGCGTGGAGCCCGAGGCCGGCAACGACGGCCAGCAGTCCTTGCGCAAGGGCGAAATTGTCCGAATTCCCGCGCCCAAGACCCTGGCCGACGGCGCCGCGACGACGCACCTGGGCAATCTCACCTTCCCGCTCATCCAAAAGTACGTCCGCGACATCGTCACGGTGACGGATGAACAGCTCGTCACCACCATGAAATTCTTCGCCGAGCGCATGAAGATGGTCGTGGAACCCACGGGCTGCCTGGCCGCGGCCGCCGTCATGCAGAACGTCGTACCGGTGGGTGGGGCCCGGGTAGGCGTCATCATCAGCGGCGGCAACGTCGACCTGCCGGCCTACGCCCGGCTTCTGGCGGGCTGA
- a CDS encoding complex I NDUFA9 subunit family protein, whose protein sequence is MRILVIGGTGFIGRHLVARLCADQHQIVVPTRLVARGRDLQLLPTVTLMQADVHDDAALDGMVRGCDAVINLVGILHGNTGRPYGSDFARAHVLLPQRIAQACVRHGVHRLLHVSALGADSSGDSMYQRSKGDGEAAIKQAYQDRRDIGWTIFRPSVLFGPDDNFTNMFASLARWLPVLPLAGADARMQPVYVGDVVTAMVSALADTHTCGKTYELGGPQVYTLGEIARLCAAWSGHPRPVIGMPMGVGRMQARLFECMPGTPLMSRDNLDSLRRDNICSGPIAPELHVVPTGLEAVAPRYLHGKA, encoded by the coding sequence ATGCGTATCCTTGTCATTGGCGGCACGGGCTTCATTGGCCGCCACTTGGTAGCACGGCTTTGCGCGGACCAGCATCAGATCGTCGTTCCCACGCGGCTTGTCGCCCGCGGACGCGACCTGCAATTACTTCCCACCGTCACCCTCATGCAGGCCGACGTCCACGACGACGCCGCGCTGGACGGCATGGTGCGGGGCTGCGATGCCGTCATCAACCTGGTTGGCATCCTGCACGGCAACACGGGCCGGCCCTATGGCTCGGATTTCGCGCGCGCCCATGTGCTGCTGCCGCAGCGCATCGCGCAGGCCTGCGTGCGCCACGGCGTGCACCGCCTGCTGCACGTCAGCGCGCTGGGCGCCGATTCCAGCGGCGACAGCATGTACCAGCGCTCCAAGGGCGACGGCGAGGCCGCCATCAAACAGGCCTACCAGGACCGTCGGGACATCGGCTGGACGATCTTCCGCCCGTCGGTCCTGTTCGGACCCGACGACAACTTCACCAATATGTTCGCGTCGCTGGCGCGCTGGCTGCCGGTGCTGCCGCTGGCGGGCGCGGATGCGCGCATGCAGCCGGTCTACGTGGGCGATGTGGTGACCGCCATGGTGTCGGCGCTGGCCGACACGCATACCTGTGGCAAGACCTACGAACTGGGCGGGCCGCAGGTCTACACGCTGGGCGAGATCGCGCGGCTGTGCGCCGCCTGGAGCGGCCATCCCCGTCCGGTCATCGGCATGCCGATGGGCGTGGGGCGCATGCAGGCCCGGCTGTTCGAATGCATGCCGGGCACGCCCCTGATGTCGCGGGACAACCTGGATTCGCTGCGCCGCGACAACATCTGCAGCGGTCCCATCGCGCCGGAACTGCATGTGGTGCCGACCGGCCTGGAGGCCGTGGCGCCGCGCTACCTGCACGGCAAGGCCTGA
- the ruvA gene encoding Holliday junction branch migration protein RuvA produces the protein MIGRITGTLIEKLPPTICVDVGGLGYDIDVPMSTLYSLPETGARVTLYTHLTVREDAHILYGFASAGERSAFRELIKVSGIGARTALSVLSGLSVADLAQAITLQESGRLTRVPGIGKKTAERLLLEMRGKLGADIGASPHATPDNQSDILNALLALGYSEKESLSALKTLPEGVGVSDGIKQALKALVR, from the coding sequence ATGATCGGACGCATCACCGGAACCCTGATCGAGAAACTGCCCCCCACGATCTGCGTGGACGTCGGCGGTCTGGGGTATGACATCGACGTGCCCATGAGCACGCTGTATTCCCTGCCCGAGACGGGCGCGCGCGTCACGCTCTACACGCACCTGACCGTGCGCGAAGACGCCCACATCCTGTACGGTTTCGCGTCCGCCGGCGAACGCAGCGCGTTCCGCGAACTCATCAAGGTCAGCGGCATCGGCGCGCGCACGGCGCTATCCGTGCTGTCGGGCCTGTCGGTCGCCGACCTGGCCCAGGCCATCACGCTGCAGGAATCGGGGCGCCTGACCCGCGTGCCGGGCATTGGCAAGAAGACCGCCGAACGCCTGCTGCTGGAAATGCGCGGCAAGCTGGGCGCGGACATCGGCGCCTCGCCGCACGCCACGCCCGACAACCAGTCCGACATCCTGAACGCGCTGCTGGCGCTGGGCTACTCCGAGAAGGAGTCGCTGTCGGCGCTCAAGACCCTGCCCGAGGGCGTGGGCGTGTCCGACGGCATCAAGCAGGCGCTGAAGGCGCTGGTGCGCTAG
- the ruvC gene encoding crossover junction endodeoxyribonuclease RuvC: MRVLGIDPGLRRTGFGVIDAEGSRLRYVASGTIVVPPALTLSERLKVILDNLRQVARDTRPDVAALEIVFLNTNPASTLLLGQARGAALCALADSSLDVHEYTALQIKKAVVGTGRAAKEQVQMMVQHLLALDGMPAPDSADALACAICHAHVGPLQDKLERLGSALRMGGKTRLRNGRLIG; this comes from the coding sequence ATGCGCGTCCTCGGCATCGATCCCGGCCTGCGCCGCACCGGCTTCGGTGTGATCGATGCCGAAGGTTCGCGGTTGCGCTATGTGGCCAGCGGGACCATCGTGGTCCCGCCGGCGCTGACGCTGTCCGAACGCCTGAAGGTCATCCTGGACAACCTGCGCCAGGTGGCCCGCGACACGCGGCCCGACGTGGCCGCGCTGGAAATCGTCTTCCTGAACACCAATCCCGCGTCCACCCTGCTGCTGGGCCAGGCGCGCGGGGCCGCGCTGTGCGCGCTGGCGGACAGTTCGCTGGACGTGCACGAGTACACCGCGCTGCAGATCAAGAAGGCCGTCGTCGGCACCGGTCGCGCCGCCAAGGAGCAGGTGCAGATGATGGTGCAGCACCTGCTGGCGCTGGACGGCATGCCCGCGCCCGACTCGGCCGACGCGCTGGCCTGCGCCATCTGCCATGCGCACGTGGGCCCGTTGCAGGACAAGCTGGAACGCCTGGGCAGCGCCCTGCGCATGGGCGGCAAGACCCGCCTGCGCAACGGCCGCCTGATCGGCTGA
- the purH gene encoding bifunctional phosphoribosylaminoimidazolecarboxamide formyltransferase/IMP cyclohydrolase produces MKIETALLSVSDKTGIVEFARALAARGVRLLSTGGTAKLLAESGLTVTEVAAHTGSPEILDGRVKTLHPKIHGGLLARRDSAEHMDTIKAAGIDRIDMLVVNLYPFRETVAKPDCSFADAVENIDIGGPAMLRAAAKNHGTEAGGVTVVIDPVDYSRVLAEMDKGGSTSYGLRLALASKVYAHTAAYDGAIAAYLTSLSDAEPAQDAVPARNEWPGTLTLQVKQEQALRYGENPHQSAAFYVDAQRPAGLLGNYRQLQGKELSYNNIADADAAWECARSFEAPACVIVKHANPCGVAVAADTLGAYQQAFKTDPTSAFGGIIAFNRPVDAATAEAVSAQFLEVLLAPAYDGAALAILAAKKNVRVLEVPMGTGQNAFDVKRVGGGWLVQTPDAYNVPRDALKVVTKRQPTEQEMNDLSFAWKVAKYVKSNAIVFVGGGMTLGVGAGQMSRIDSARIASIKAENAGLTLKGSAVASDAFFPFRDGLDVVVAAGATCVIQPGGSVRDDEVIAAADEHGIAMVLTGTRHFRH; encoded by the coding sequence ATGAAAATCGAAACCGCCCTGCTTTCGGTGTCCGACAAGACCGGCATCGTTGAATTTGCCCGCGCCCTGGCCGCGCGCGGCGTGCGCCTGCTGTCGACCGGCGGCACCGCCAAGCTGCTGGCCGAATCCGGCCTGACCGTCACCGAAGTGGCCGCTCACACCGGCTCGCCCGAGATCCTGGACGGCCGCGTCAAGACGCTGCACCCGAAGATCCACGGCGGCCTGCTGGCCCGCCGCGACAGCGCCGAGCACATGGACACCATCAAGGCGGCTGGCATCGATCGCATCGACATGCTGGTGGTCAACCTGTACCCGTTCCGTGAAACCGTCGCCAAGCCGGACTGCTCGTTCGCCGACGCCGTCGAAAACATCGACATCGGCGGTCCGGCCATGCTGCGCGCCGCCGCCAAGAACCACGGCACCGAAGCCGGTGGCGTCACGGTCGTGATCGACCCCGTCGACTATTCGCGCGTCCTGGCCGAAATGGACAAGGGCGGCAGCACCTCCTATGGCCTGCGCCTGGCGCTGGCCTCCAAGGTCTATGCGCACACGGCCGCCTATGACGGCGCCATCGCCGCCTACCTGACCAGCCTGTCCGACGCCGAGCCGGCCCAGGACGCCGTGCCCGCGCGCAACGAATGGCCCGGCACGCTGACGCTGCAGGTCAAGCAGGAACAGGCGCTGCGCTACGGCGAAAACCCCCACCAGAGCGCCGCCTTCTATGTGGACGCGCAGCGTCCGGCCGGGCTGCTGGGCAATTACCGCCAGCTCCAGGGCAAGGAACTGTCCTACAACAACATCGCCGACGCGGATGCCGCATGGGAATGCGCGCGCAGCTTCGAGGCGCCCGCCTGCGTCATCGTCAAGCACGCGAACCCCTGCGGCGTGGCCGTGGCGGCCGATACGCTGGGCGCGTACCAGCAGGCTTTCAAGACCGACCCGACGTCGGCCTTCGGCGGCATCATCGCCTTCAACCGTCCGGTGGACGCCGCCACGGCCGAAGCCGTGAGCGCGCAATTCCTGGAAGTGCTGCTCGCCCCGGCGTATGACGGCGCCGCGCTGGCCATCCTGGCCGCCAAGAAGAACGTGCGCGTGCTGGAAGTGCCCATGGGCACGGGCCAGAACGCCTTCGACGTCAAGCGCGTGGGCGGCGGCTGGCTGGTGCAGACGCCGGACGCCTACAACGTGCCGCGCGACGCCCTGAAGGTCGTCACCAAGCGCCAGCCCACCGAACAGGAAATGAACGACCTGTCGTTCGCCTGGAAGGTCGCCAAGTACGTCAAGTCCAACGCCATCGTGTTCGTCGGCGGCGGCATGACGCTGGGCGTGGGCGCCGGCCAGATGAGCCGCATCGACTCGGCCCGCATTGCGTCGATCAAGGCTGAAAACGCCGGCCTGACGCTCAAGGGCTCGGCCGTGGCGTCCGATGCCTTCTTCCCGTTCCGCGACGGCCTGGACGTAGTCGTTGCCGCGGGCGCGACCTGCGTGATCCAGCCGGGCGGCAGCGTGCGCGACGATGAAGTCATCGCCGCGGCCGACGAGCATGGCATCGCCATGGTGCTGACCGGCACCCGCCACTTCCGTCACTGA
- a CDS encoding helix-turn-helix domain-containing protein has protein sequence MSKKDVLEECVRASLERYFEDLGESEPHDMWDMVMRCVERPVLEVALERSGGNQSRASEMLGITRNTLRKKLLAHNIQV, from the coding sequence ATGAGCAAGAAAGATGTCCTGGAAGAATGCGTGCGCGCCAGCCTGGAGCGCTATTTCGAAGACTTGGGCGAGTCCGAGCCCCACGATATGTGGGACATGGTCATGCGCTGCGTGGAGCGCCCGGTGCTTGAAGTAGCGCTGGAGCGGTCGGGCGGCAACCAGTCCCGGGCGTCCGAGATGCTGGGCATCACCCGCAACACCCTGCGCAAGAAGTTGCTGGCGCACAATATCCAGGTATAG
- the dusB gene encoding tRNA dihydrouridine synthase DusB, with product MRIGQWTLPNNVLVAPMAGVTDRPFRQLCKKLGAGYAVSEMAASNPKLWDSVKTSRRLNHDGEIAPISVQIAGADPAMMAEAAAFNASKGARIIDINMGCPVKKVCNVASGSALLRHEDLIVRILDAVVAACAPLGVPVTLKTRTGWDRNSRNAVRVAKLAENAGIAALTLHGRTRADLYTGEAEYDTIRAVKAELSIPVIANGDIDSPAKARHVLDYTGADAVMIGRAAQGRPWIFREIDHYLRTGETLAPPTHGEMRELLLEHLDDHYRFYGEHTGVRTARKHIGWYVDGLPGADSFCARMNLIDNTRDQWRAVADWFDSLSRDGSPTPAPVAEALLAA from the coding sequence ATGCGCATAGGCCAGTGGACCCTTCCCAACAACGTTCTTGTCGCGCCCATGGCGGGCGTGACGGACCGTCCTTTCCGCCAGCTTTGCAAGAAGCTGGGGGCGGGTTACGCGGTGTCGGAAATGGCCGCCAGCAACCCGAAGCTCTGGGACAGCGTCAAGACCTCGCGCCGGCTGAACCACGACGGCGAGATCGCCCCCATTTCGGTGCAGATCGCCGGCGCCGACCCCGCCATGATGGCCGAGGCCGCCGCGTTCAACGCCAGCAAGGGGGCCCGGATCATCGACATCAACATGGGATGTCCGGTCAAGAAGGTGTGCAACGTGGCGTCCGGCTCGGCGCTCTTGCGCCACGAAGACCTGATCGTCCGCATCCTGGACGCCGTGGTGGCCGCCTGCGCGCCGCTGGGCGTGCCGGTCACCCTGAAGACCCGCACCGGCTGGGACCGCAACAGCCGCAACGCGGTGCGCGTGGCCAAGCTGGCCGAAAACGCTGGCATCGCCGCCCTCACCCTGCATGGCCGGACCCGGGCGGACCTCTATACGGGCGAGGCGGAATATGACACCATCCGCGCCGTCAAGGCCGAACTCTCCATTCCCGTGATCGCGAACGGAGATATCGACTCGCCCGCCAAGGCGAGGCACGTCCTGGATTACACTGGCGCCGACGCGGTCATGATCGGCCGGGCGGCCCAGGGCCGTCCGTGGATCTTCCGCGAAATCGACCACTACCTGCGCACGGGCGAAACACTGGCCCCTCCCACCCATGGGGAAATGCGCGAGCTGCTGCTCGAACATCTCGACGACCACTACCGCTTCTATGGCGAGCACACCGGCGTACGCACGGCGCGCAAGCACATCGGCTGGTATGTGGACGGCCTGCCGGGCGCGGATTCGTTCTGCGCCCGCATGAACCTGATCGACAACACCCGCGACCAGTGGCGGGCGGTGGCGGACTGGTTCGACTCTCTCTCACGCGACGGCAGCCCCACCCCGGCGCCGGTCGCAGAAGCCCTGCTGGCGGCATGA